In the genome of Desulfofarcimen acetoxidans DSM 771, one region contains:
- a CDS encoding IS607 family transposase has protein sequence MDKLLTVNQVAKLLNVWPETVRRWDNTGQLTSVRTPGGHRRYRESQVLALLGTPETIGAQLRCAVYARVANQEYADNGSLQRQKERLITYAVEKDYRVAAVYTEISSGLKENREELAKLLKQAIKGEVDIVLTENKDRLAGLGYNYLREFLLSYKVKIEFIELNEKSENQDELLEDLIYIITSFSSRIYGKRGNRVAKKITDIIKEEILLVK, from the coding sequence GTGGATAAATTACTGACAGTAAACCAGGTGGCAAAGTTATTAAATGTTTGGCCGGAAACCGTCAGAAGATGGGATAATACCGGTCAGTTAACTTCCGTAAGAACCCCTGGTGGTCACAGGCGTTATAGGGAGTCACAGGTTCTGGCACTTTTAGGTACCCCCGAAACTATCGGTGCACAGCTGCGCTGTGCTGTTTACGCCAGGGTTGCCAATCAGGAATATGCTGATAACGGGAGTTTGCAGCGACAGAAAGAGAGATTAATTACTTATGCGGTTGAAAAGGATTACCGTGTGGCAGCTGTATATACGGAAATAAGCTCGGGTCTGAAAGAGAACAGGGAAGAACTTGCTAAATTGCTAAAGCAGGCCATAAAAGGGGAAGTTGACATTGTATTAACTGAAAATAAAGATCGGTTGGCCGGTTTGGGGTACAATTATTTACGGGAGTTTTTATTATCATATAAGGTGAAGATAGAGTTTATTGAATTGAATGAAAAGTCTGAAAACCAGGATGAATTACTGGAGGATTTAATATATATAATTACTTCTTTTTCTTCGAGGATATATGGAAAGCGTGGTAATAGGGTAGCCAAAAAAATAACTGATATTATTAAGGAAGAAATCTTATTGGTAAAGTAA
- a CDS encoding DNA topoisomerase III, protein MKSLVLAEKPSVAREIARILNCTIKGKGYLEGNKYIVTWALGHLVTLAEPEDYDEKYKTWRTEDLPMLPAEMKTVVIKKTGPQFHIVSKLMKRPDVRELIIATDAGREGELVARWIMKQARCQKPFKRLWISSLTDEAIREGFTRLRPGTEYNNLYDSAICRAEADWLIGLNVTRALTVKYNAQLSAGRVQTPTLAMLVSREKEIKRFVPTDFWTVKANLGKFQAEWRDKSGKHNRFSDCLQAETIVNKVKEKSGEVIDLITQEKSEQPPLAYDLTELQRDANKKFGYTAQKTLAGLQMLYERHKLVTYPRTDSRYLTSDMVPTLMPRLKAVSGGYFAELVKPLTAKPLPINKRLVDNSKVTDHHAIIPTTERANLAALTAEEKNIYDLIVRRFIAVFYPAYSYKQTTVIVLIAGEHFHASGKVVTNPGWKAVYNNESREKDTGYDDTPEQNLPPLKKGDKVKVLSCKSVKGQTKPPARYTEASLLSAMEHPGKFIEDEILKESVKESGLGTPATRAEIIEKIISSNYVERRGKELIPTAKGIQLVELVPPELKQADLTAKWEQQLHDIAMGKSKRTKFISGIREHAEKIVTTVLNSSSTFKPDNVTGNKCPKCRKFLLSVKTKRGSNLVCPDRSCGHRQVEKETSNRPCPQCKKRRMEIREGKGGKIIVCTHCRYQEKYVLQPKREAKVNIKAYSDSAPLVTNLSILANFKFNGAKEKSD, encoded by the coding sequence ATGAAATCACTAGTCTTAGCGGAAAAACCTAGTGTCGCCAGGGAAATTGCCAGGATACTGAACTGTACTATAAAGGGTAAAGGATACCTTGAGGGCAACAAATATATTGTCACCTGGGCTCTGGGGCACCTGGTAACTCTGGCAGAACCGGAGGATTATGACGAGAAATACAAGACCTGGCGAACAGAAGACCTGCCCATGCTGCCTGCTGAAATGAAAACCGTGGTAATCAAGAAAACAGGTCCACAGTTTCATATAGTAAGCAAATTGATGAAACGTCCGGATGTCCGGGAATTGATTATTGCCACCGACGCCGGGCGGGAGGGAGAACTTGTGGCCAGATGGATCATGAAACAGGCCCGCTGCCAAAAACCTTTTAAACGCCTATGGATATCTTCGCTGACTGACGAAGCTATCAGAGAAGGCTTTACCAGGTTAAGACCAGGTACTGAGTATAATAACCTGTATGATTCAGCAATCTGCCGGGCCGAGGCTGACTGGTTAATCGGACTCAATGTAACCCGGGCCCTTACTGTTAAGTACAATGCCCAGCTGTCTGCCGGACGGGTACAGACCCCCACTCTGGCCATGCTGGTTAGCCGGGAAAAAGAGATAAAAAGGTTTGTGCCGACTGATTTCTGGACAGTCAAGGCTAATTTGGGCAAATTCCAGGCTGAATGGCGAGATAAGTCAGGAAAACATAACCGATTTTCTGATTGCCTGCAAGCAGAAACAATTGTTAATAAGGTAAAAGAAAAGTCCGGAGAAGTAATCGATCTTATAACTCAGGAAAAAAGTGAGCAACCTCCTCTGGCTTATGACTTGACCGAACTGCAAAGGGATGCCAATAAAAAGTTCGGCTACACAGCACAGAAAACTCTTGCAGGCCTGCAAATGCTGTATGAAAGACATAAGTTAGTAACTTATCCCAGAACCGACTCGCGCTATTTAACCTCTGATATGGTACCAACACTGATGCCCAGATTGAAAGCCGTATCGGGCGGTTATTTCGCAGAACTGGTTAAGCCATTGACCGCAAAACCCTTGCCGATAAACAAAAGACTGGTGGATAACAGCAAGGTTACCGACCACCACGCAATTATACCTACCACAGAAAGAGCCAACCTGGCGGCATTGACTGCCGAGGAAAAAAATATCTATGATTTAATAGTACGGCGTTTCATAGCTGTATTCTACCCGGCCTACAGCTATAAGCAAACAACTGTTATAGTGCTCATAGCAGGTGAACATTTTCATGCATCAGGTAAGGTAGTTACCAATCCAGGCTGGAAGGCTGTTTATAATAATGAATCAAGGGAGAAAGACACAGGCTATGACGACACTCCGGAACAGAATTTGCCGCCGCTTAAAAAAGGTGACAAAGTAAAGGTACTGTCCTGCAAGTCTGTTAAAGGACAAACCAAACCGCCGGCCCGCTATACAGAAGCCAGCTTACTTTCGGCTATGGAACACCCGGGTAAATTTATTGAGGACGAGATACTGAAAGAATCTGTGAAGGAAAGTGGACTGGGCACCCCCGCGACAAGGGCGGAAATAATAGAAAAGATTATCTCCTCTAATTATGTCGAACGGCGTGGAAAAGAGTTAATCCCCACAGCCAAAGGCATTCAATTAGTAGAACTCGTACCGCCTGAGCTAAAGCAGGCAGACTTAACTGCTAAATGGGAGCAGCAGCTGCATGATATAGCTATGGGTAAATCCAAACGCACAAAGTTCATTTCAGGCATCAGAGAGCACGCAGAGAAAATTGTAACTACCGTATTGAACAGTTCCAGCACTTTTAAACCGGATAATGTTACCGGCAACAAGTGTCCCAAATGTAGAAAGTTTCTGCTTTCAGTAAAAACTAAAAGAGGCAGCAACCTGGTCTGTCCTGACCGTAGCTGCGGACACAGGCAGGTAGAAAAAGAAACCAGCAACAGGCCCTGCCCCCAGTGTAAAAAGAGAAGGATGGAAATCAGAGAAGGCAAGGGCGGTAAGATTATTGTCTGCACTCACTGCCGGTACCAGGAAAAATATGTATTACAGCCTAAACGTGAAGCAAAGGTCAATATAAAGGCTTACAGTGACAGCGCGCCTCTGGTAACAAACCTGTCAATTCTGGCCAATTTTAAATTTAACGGGGCTAAAGAAAAAAGTGATTAG
- a CDS encoding DUF445 domain-containing protein — MSKNNYHKASITLAVVTVGFLISFPFRSSFAGGLLESLFGAAMIGGLADWFAVSALFRKPLGIPWRTEIIPKNRDKIFNTLIDMAENELLTRDNIKKRLAGYNISDLLIRYITEYGGNKNIKVILNRIIRDIWVNINPEDTGKYLEDLLKENALKIKLSPLLLEVVEWSLKNGYDEKVIDYFLDELIRICGHRQMKIMILNLYCNFRKLYEQGLLRRKVANEIILSFILRLPPEIIADYLQAELLKFLKEIKEPASFWRDKIKVRIQAILLNLKQDTRIINKLEAWKINQIEQNLHIQNAVVAFIRALREEAAAAQDKTWQLYSWTDGYIDRLIKNFKKDYVKQDRLNEVVKSALNNWIDRQHKQIGIIIKESLNRFSGYLLVEFIENRVGNDLQMIRINGSVVGGLTGVLIFLLTFWMT; from the coding sequence TTGAGCAAAAACAATTATCATAAGGCGAGTATCACCTTAGCAGTCGTAACTGTTGGTTTTTTAATCAGCTTCCCTTTCCGCTCAAGCTTTGCCGGAGGATTATTGGAAAGCCTTTTCGGTGCTGCTATGATTGGTGGGTTAGCGGACTGGTTTGCTGTTTCGGCGCTGTTTCGCAAGCCTTTAGGTATACCCTGGCGAACGGAAATAATCCCTAAAAACCGTGATAAAATTTTCAATACTTTAATTGATATGGCTGAGAACGAACTGCTGACCAGGGATAACATTAAAAAGAGATTGGCCGGCTACAATATTTCAGATCTGTTAATAAGATATATTACAGAATATGGGGGAAATAAAAATATTAAAGTCATCCTAAACAGAATTATAAGGGATATTTGGGTTAATATTAATCCAGAGGATACCGGTAAATATTTAGAAGATTTATTGAAAGAAAATGCCTTAAAAATAAAATTGTCCCCCTTGCTGCTGGAGGTTGTGGAATGGTCCCTGAAAAACGGCTATGATGAAAAAGTTATTGATTACTTTCTTGACGAGTTAATCAGAATTTGCGGTCACCGCCAAATGAAAATCATGATTTTAAACCTTTATTGCAATTTCAGAAAACTATACGAGCAAGGTTTGTTGAGAAGAAAAGTAGCTAACGAAATAATATTAAGTTTTATACTGCGTCTGCCTCCGGAGATTATTGCTGACTACCTTCAAGCGGAACTGCTTAAATTTCTCAAAGAGATAAAAGAACCTGCTTCATTTTGGCGCGATAAAATTAAAGTCAGAATTCAGGCTATACTTTTAAATCTTAAGCAGGATACAAGAATAATTAATAAACTGGAAGCCTGGAAAATAAACCAGATTGAGCAAAACTTGCATATACAAAATGCTGTGGTTGCTTTTATACGGGCTTTGCGGGAGGAAGCGGCGGCAGCGCAGGATAAAACCTGGCAATTATACAGTTGGACAGACGGATACATAGATAGATTAATTAAAAACTTTAAAAAAGATTATGTAAAGCAGGACAGGCTCAATGAGGTTGTTAAGTCAGCTCTGAATAACTGGATTGATCGCCAGCACAAACAAATAGGAATAATTATCAAGGAAAGCTTGAACCGCTTTTCAGGATATTTACTGGTAGAATTTATAGAAAACAGGGTGGGTAATGATTTGCAGATGATACGCATTAACGGGTCTGTAGTTGGTGGTTTAACGGGCGTATTAATATTTTTATTAACCTTTTGGATGACATAG
- a CDS encoding DUF445 domain-containing protein — MVYNKFANRILALSFAIFLAATFLKYYLGNLFIVNLIFFVMQAALVGGIADWFAVTALFRKPLGFPWHTAIIPSNREKLIDSLAGMIEEELLSTASIKNRLNRLHLVNMFIDWAEKQGSPYFIEIAAKFIQKIFDKIDIAKTAQYIESMIKENADRLDIGPLLKRLGTWLTEKGEDEKWLNLILDEMILIAEKPGTRDRIREIMEEIKDRRTQSLLSRALGKIAEITNTINLDDAAEALQFELLEVLRDLKNEGHPLRLRLKTIFSELPSKFDRNPSWSKTLNIWKKTIIERVDLGSILEVLINSAIKKVNQPLYGTEDGLAGNKQKPIDSEISSFVNWLIGQVNIFWQRLKQDSKNKDRLNKYFKKIIFQIIESEHKLIGNIVRETLSSLTNEDLNRFVEDKAGNDLQWIRVNGSLVGALVGLLIFLFLNLFYDPVVVPVIKSWLM; from the coding sequence ATGGTGTATAATAAATTTGCTAACCGGATCCTGGCACTTTCTTTTGCTATATTCCTTGCGGCGACTTTTTTGAAGTATTATTTAGGTAATTTGTTTATTGTAAATCTTATATTTTTTGTGATGCAAGCAGCGCTGGTAGGTGGTATTGCGGACTGGTTTGCCGTTACCGCTTTATTTAGAAAACCGCTCGGTTTTCCCTGGCATACTGCTATTATACCTTCCAACCGGGAAAAGCTTATTGACTCTCTGGCAGGTATGATTGAAGAGGAGTTATTGAGCACTGCTTCTATTAAAAATCGATTGAATAGGCTGCATTTGGTCAACATGTTTATTGATTGGGCGGAGAAGCAGGGTTCTCCATACTTTATAGAAATAGCGGCTAAATTTATACAAAAAATTTTCGACAAGATCGACATTGCCAAAACAGCTCAGTATATTGAAAGTATGATTAAAGAAAATGCCGATAGGCTGGATATAGGACCATTGTTGAAAAGGCTGGGCACATGGTTGACGGAAAAGGGGGAAGATGAGAAATGGCTGAATCTTATACTTGATGAAATGATTTTGATTGCTGAGAAACCCGGTACCAGAGATAGAATTCGTGAGATTATGGAAGAAATAAAAGATAGGAGAACTCAATCATTATTGAGCAGAGCTTTAGGGAAGATAGCTGAAATTACCAACACGATAAATCTTGATGATGCGGCAGAAGCCTTGCAATTTGAATTACTGGAAGTGCTGCGGGACTTAAAGAATGAGGGACATCCTTTGCGACTCAGGCTGAAGACAATATTTTCCGAGCTTCCGTCTAAATTTGACCGTAATCCTTCCTGGTCTAAAACCCTAAATATTTGGAAAAAAACAATTATAGAACGTGTGGATTTGGGTTCCATACTGGAAGTACTGATAAATTCAGCGATAAAAAAGGTAAACCAGCCTTTATATGGAACAGAAGATGGTTTAGCGGGAAATAAGCAGAAGCCAATTGATAGTGAGATTTCTTCATTTGTCAACTGGCTGATCGGACAAGTTAATATATTCTGGCAGCGATTAAAACAGGATTCTAAAAATAAAGACCGGCTTAATAAATATTTTAAGAAAATAATATTCCAAATTATTGAATCGGAGCATAAATTGATTGGTAATATAGTCAGAGAAACGCTTAGTTCTTTGACCAATGAAGACCTGAACAGGTTTGTTGAGGATAAGGCAGGAAATGATTTGCAATGGATTAGAGTCAACGGTTCATTAGTCGGTGCCTTAGTCGGTCTCCTGATTTTTTTGTTTTTAAATTTGTTTTATGATCCGGTAGTAGTACCGGTTATAAAATCCTGGTTAATGTAG
- the pepF gene encoding oligoendopeptidase F: MINATADKYSWDLTAIFPSDTAWEDALKQIQELTSKVTSMQGNLTVSAENLYAALADIDRLSIKLEQAYSYARLAFDTSMGDNTAKTRYERIDALSSGIDAQLSFVEPELLQLNEESFLSYKKQLPELEIYSFKFEKLFALKKHVLSPDIEQILTKMNSLGRSFKKIFDDIAVNDLDFPEVAGSDGQKFTAGEANYLKCMTSQDRVLRENYFKGLLNTYASHKNSITSTYYGAVKNSIFTAGIRNFSSSLDMALSSNFIPPGVYDNLISTVRSNVDKLQRYIALRQKILGLPEIHFYDLFVPVVKDMNKTYTFEEARDIVLEALAVLGEDYVGILKRAFSERWIDVYPAKGKRSGAYAMGIYGTHPFSLLNFSGTVEDIFTLAHELGHVMHSYFSNENQPYINSHYVIFTAEVASTVNETLLLNFLLKKSTSEQEKANLLSMHLDSIRSTLYRQTFFADFEKQVHETVEKNQPLTPETLQTVYKDLYKLYYGENFVIDTELTCEWLRIPHFYSPFYVYQYATGISAAISIAAGILNKNRSFLTGYKNFLKSGGSKHPINLLQEAGVDMSTPQPIQDALNDFENSVKQLSSILKL; this comes from the coding sequence ATGATAAACGCAACAGCAGACAAATACTCCTGGGACTTAACCGCTATCTTCCCCTCTGACACAGCCTGGGAAGATGCCTTAAAGCAAATACAGGAGCTAACCTCCAAAGTCACCTCTATGCAGGGCAATCTAACCGTTTCGGCAGAAAACCTGTATGCCGCTCTGGCCGATATTGACCGGTTATCCATCAAACTGGAGCAGGCTTATAGTTACGCCAGGTTGGCTTTTGACACTTCCATGGGTGACAACACAGCCAAAACACGCTATGAGAGAATTGATGCTTTGTCTTCGGGAATAGACGCACAATTGTCTTTTGTTGAACCGGAACTGCTCCAATTAAATGAAGAAAGCTTCCTATCTTATAAAAAACAGCTGCCGGAACTGGAAATATACTCTTTTAAATTTGAAAAACTATTTGCTCTGAAAAAACATGTCCTCTCACCGGATATTGAACAAATTTTGACTAAAATGAACTCTCTGGGCCGCTCCTTTAAAAAAATATTTGACGATATAGCTGTCAATGATTTAGATTTTCCCGAAGTGGCAGGTTCCGACGGGCAAAAGTTTACCGCCGGCGAGGCTAATTATCTCAAGTGCATGACTTCTCAAGACAGGGTTTTGCGTGAGAATTATTTTAAGGGACTGCTCAATACTTACGCCTCACACAAAAATTCCATTACCTCCACTTATTATGGAGCAGTTAAAAACAGCATATTCACTGCCGGTATCAGAAACTTCAGCTCATCACTGGATATGGCCCTTTCCAGCAACTTCATACCGCCGGGAGTTTACGATAACTTAATCAGCACCGTGCGCAGCAATGTCGACAAGCTGCAGCGCTATATAGCTTTGCGTCAAAAAATCCTTGGTCTGCCGGAAATTCATTTTTACGACCTGTTTGTCCCGGTGGTCAAAGATATGAATAAAACCTACACTTTTGAAGAGGCCAGAGATATTGTGCTGGAGGCACTGGCTGTTCTGGGAGAGGATTATGTAGGAATACTGAAGCGGGCTTTTTCCGAGCGATGGATCGATGTCTACCCGGCTAAAGGCAAGAGATCAGGTGCTTACGCTATGGGAATTTACGGCACTCACCCTTTCTCCCTGTTAAACTTCTCCGGTACTGTAGAGGATATTTTCACCCTGGCCCATGAGTTAGGCCATGTAATGCACAGTTATTTCAGCAATGAAAACCAGCCTTACATAAATTCACATTATGTAATTTTTACGGCCGAAGTGGCCTCAACCGTAAACGAGACTCTGCTCTTAAACTTTTTATTAAAGAAATCAACCTCTGAGCAGGAAAAAGCCAACTTGTTGAGCATGCATCTGGACAGCATCCGCTCGACCCTTTATCGCCAGACATTTTTTGCGGATTTTGAAAAGCAGGTTCACGAAACCGTGGAAAAAAATCAGCCTCTAACCCCGGAGACACTGCAAACCGTCTATAAAGACTTATATAAACTGTATTATGGAGAGAATTTTGTCATTGATACGGAATTAACCTGTGAATGGCTGCGAATACCTCATTTTTACTCCCCCTTTTATGTCTACCAGTATGCAACAGGTATTTCAGCGGCTATAAGCATAGCAGCCGGCATCTTGAATAAAAACCGGTCATTTTTAACAGGCTATAAGAATTTTCTTAAATCCGGAGGTTCTAAACACCCAATAAACTTGCTGCAAGAGGCAGGTGTGGATATGTCAACACCACAGCCCATCCAAGATGCTTTAAATGATTTTGAAAACTCGGTAAAACAACTTTCGTCTATTTTAAAGTTATAG
- a CDS encoding rubredoxin-like domain-containing protein: MNWKCDNCGYTFESEPDKLPEKCPSCQQKCTFLNITCYTPECQIPQGSGIDPRIGKKD, encoded by the coding sequence ATGAATTGGAAATGTGATAATTGTGGTTATACTTTTGAGTCTGAGCCAGACAAGCTGCCGGAAAAATGTCCTTCCTGTCAGCAAAAATGCACTTTTCTCAACATCACCTGCTATACGCCTGAATGCCAAATACCGCAAGGTTCTGGTATTGATCCCAGAATTGGCAAAAAGGACTAA
- a CDS encoding YueI family protein, with the protein MEQDNQSQYMKQWSNKSDLEQSLLVGLNGAPELKIDEKRQYLGEYRERVLKLLTKHQVEEPGLYPEIKQLLQDSRADKLIISGDVSDSAENKYRKLAEQVGKRHSVIHDPEFKGNAGLIVVSNNAVDEENISIQDRKEKFKQLGLSAKLADCAGKKLCENCLHKILSAAPEEEINYQKLTFWDRFWGEACPACVNN; encoded by the coding sequence GTGGAGCAAGATAATCAAAGCCAGTATATGAAACAATGGTCAAATAAGAGTGATTTGGAACAGTCTTTGCTGGTCGGGCTAAATGGAGCGCCTGAACTTAAAATTGATGAGAAAAGACAATACCTGGGTGAGTATAGGGAGCGGGTATTAAAGTTATTGACCAAGCATCAGGTTGAGGAACCGGGTCTTTACCCGGAAATAAAACAGTTACTGCAGGACAGCAGGGCGGATAAATTGATCATCAGCGGGGATGTTTCCGACAGTGCTGAGAATAAGTACCGGAAGCTGGCGGAGCAAGTTGGAAAAAGGCATTCCGTTATTCATGATCCGGAGTTTAAAGGTAATGCCGGTTTGATTGTGGTAAGCAACAACGCGGTGGATGAGGAGAACATATCTATTCAAGATAGGAAAGAAAAATTTAAGCAACTGGGATTGTCAGCAAAATTAGCTGATTGTGCAGGGAAAAAATTATGTGAGAATTGTCTGCATAAAATATTAAGTGCGGCACCGGAAGAAGAAATAAACTATCAAAAGCTCACCTTTTGGGATCGTTTCTGGGGGGAAGCATGTCCCGCCTGTGTGAATAATTAA
- a CDS encoding SIMPL domain-containing protein: MNFSEGEKKILYAVIILAVSLVLCSFIIAGGIKDFSGDKNTVTVTGSAKKLIRSDLVLWRGNFSEQSAQLPEAYSKLKESLNKVVGYLKTNGIEEKDIIISAIQTFPLYQMNPNGMQSNLVEGYRLMQYIEIKSNNVEKITELSRSSTELINQGVHFESQQPQYFYTKLNELKVSMLAEAAKDAKNRAESLADNSGSRIGILRSAKMGVFQITQPNSTDVSDMGINDTSSLEKEITAVVNVEFSIK, encoded by the coding sequence ATGAACTTTTCTGAAGGTGAAAAAAAAATATTATATGCAGTGATTATTTTGGCAGTATCTTTGGTGCTTTGTTCTTTTATCATAGCAGGTGGTATTAAAGACTTTTCCGGCGACAAGAATACTGTTACTGTAACTGGTTCAGCTAAAAAATTAATTCGATCGGATTTGGTATTATGGCGAGGAAACTTTTCAGAACAGTCTGCCCAATTGCCTGAAGCATACAGTAAACTCAAGGAAAGTTTAAATAAAGTGGTCGGTTATCTGAAAACAAACGGTATTGAGGAAAAAGATATTATTATAAGTGCTATTCAGACCTTCCCCTTATATCAGATGAACCCTAACGGGATGCAATCAAACCTGGTAGAGGGTTACCGGTTGATGCAGTATATTGAAATAAAATCTAATAATGTTGAAAAAATTACAGAACTTTCTCGTTCTTCTACAGAACTGATTAATCAGGGAGTTCATTTTGAGTCCCAGCAACCCCAGTATTTTTATACCAAGCTTAATGAATTAAAGGTCAGCATGCTGGCGGAAGCAGCCAAGGATGCAAAAAACAGAGCCGAATCACTGGCCGATAATTCCGGCAGTAGGATAGGTATACTGCGCTCCGCCAAAATGGGAGTATTTCAAATTACCCAGCCCAATTCAACTGATGTATCCGATATGGGTATAAATGATACGTCTTCCTTGGAGAAGGAAATAACCGCGGTGGTAAATGTTGAGTTCAGTATAAAATAG
- a CDS encoding demethylmenaquinone methyltransferase, protein MAKSKEERVHDVFETISEKYDFMNSVISFQRHIAWRKDTMKKMEVKKGSSALDVCCGTADWAIALALAVGSTGTVYGLDFSKNMLKIGQDKIAERGLKQIKLVHGNAMDLPFEDNSFDYVTIGFGLRNVPDYLKTLQEMRRVARPGGKVVCLETSQPEIPIFRQFYYAYFRHVMPLLGKMIAKSYSQYSWLQESARDFPGRKELADMFRQAGLINVIVKPYTLGVAAMHMGFKPQ, encoded by the coding sequence ATGGCAAAGTCCAAAGAAGAACGCGTTCATGATGTTTTCGAAACAATATCCGAAAAATATGACTTTATGAACTCCGTGATCAGTTTTCAGCGCCATATTGCCTGGCGAAAAGATACGATGAAGAAGATGGAAGTTAAAAAAGGTTCGTCAGCTCTGGATGTATGCTGTGGTACGGCGGATTGGGCGATTGCCCTGGCTCTTGCAGTAGGCTCCACAGGAACTGTATATGGCCTGGATTTTAGTAAAAACATGCTCAAGATAGGTCAAGACAAAATAGCTGAAAGAGGATTGAAACAAATTAAGCTGGTTCACGGAAACGCTATGGATCTGCCTTTTGAGGATAACTCTTTTGATTATGTAACCATAGGCTTCGGCTTACGAAATGTGCCTGATTATCTGAAAACGCTGCAGGAAATGCGACGGGTAGCCAGGCCGGGCGGAAAGGTGGTCTGCCTGGAAACATCTCAGCCGGAGATCCCGATCTTTCGCCAGTTTTATTATGCTTATTTCCGCCATGTTATGCCACTTTTAGGTAAAATGATTGCTAAAAGCTATAGCCAGTATTCCTGGCTGCAGGAATCAGCCAGGGATTTTCCGGGCAGAAAAGAGCTGGCCGATATGTTCAGACAAGCAGGGCTGATCAATGTCATAGTAAAACCTTATACCCTTGGTGTTGCAGCTATGCACATGGGGTTTAAGCCTCAATAA